DNA from Longimicrobium sp.:
TACGCCGAAGCCGCCCGCCAGACCATTACCCGCGCCGCGCTGCGAAAGGTGCAGCCGTCATCCTGACGTAGAGCACGGCTGCGGGTCCTGTTGCAGACGTTCAGGTGGTAGGGTCGAGGACAAGCATCCCCTCCTGGCGCGCGGCCGCAACTTGGCGCTGATCCGCGGAGACGAACCAGAACTCGTCTCCCTCCGCGGCGTGGCGGTGCACGTGCTGCGCGGCTGCGATGTGCACCGCGTCCGCGCCTTTCACGCGGTGCCGAAAAGCGAGTTCGGCGGCCTCCGAAATGACGTTGCTCGCCCTGATAATCGTGAACATCGAGCCGTGACTCGCAATCGCTGCGAGTTCGGGTAGCGTTCGCCTCAGGCTCGCCAAACTGATCCCGCGCCGCCCACCTTCACCGCGTTCGATCAGTTGACGTAGCGCCGAAACACACTCGGGATGCGCGATGTCGCAGAACGAGACACGCACTCTCGTGCCATCCCCCTGGGCGCCACGGACGATCTCACGAACGCGAGTAGCGCCTGCTTCCACCACGAACAGCTTCAGGAACGTGGAGGAATCGAAGAAGTAGTACCTCACGGAGGGGCGTGTCGCCAACGGATCAAGATCTCGCTCGCCGTTTCGCCCTCAACCACGAGCGGTTCAGGTAACTCCCATTTTGCCCCGATGCGCGGGATCTGGATGTGGACACCATCCGCGGCCATTCGATCGCGCAGCTCGATCAGGTCCTGCGCGTACTCCGGCTCGTCCGGCTTGCCGTTCGGCTGCTCGGGCGGAGGCTGGTTGGTCAGCGGGGTGCTCATAGGGTCTGCCTGGAGCTCGGGGGAGGTTCGGTAAGCTCAGCAACGATAACCGTTTCCGGCGTGCCACTCAAGCGACATTTCGGGGCGTTCAGGGGGTGACAGCAGGCGGGTGCGCGGGGTGTGCGGGTGGCCCGTTCGGCGCGCGCAGAAACGCGCCCGCTCCCAGGCGTGGAGCGGGCGCGATGGGGGTTTGCACGGGTGCGGCTATTCGTAGAGCGCGTCGAGGTCGGCGGCGGCGAGGTCGACGAGGAGGGTGGAGACGCGCTCGGTGACGACGTCGAAGAAGGCGGCGCCCTTTTCAGGGGTGGAGGCGGAGGGGTTGCCGGTTCCGGTGTCGTCCGTGACCTGGCGCCAGTGGCGCGGGGCCCAGGCCCAGCCCTCGCGCAGGCCCGCGACGCGGAAGCGGCGGGCGGCGCCGCTCCCCGCTTCGTCCAGTGGGAGGACGAGGTCCGGTTCGACGTGCATCATTACGCTCGTCTCCAACTCGCCCGCGTGGTCGCCGGGCTCCGTGAAGAAGGGCTTCGGGTCCACGCAGTTCCACCAGTTGACGGTGCAGATAAAGACGCGGCTGCGCGGCTGCAGCTCGCGGATCATCTGCCGGAAGTCGTTGCCGCCGTGGCCGTTCAGGAGCACCAGGCGGTGGATCCCC
Protein-coding regions in this window:
- a CDS encoding type II toxin-antitoxin system VapC family toxin, with the translated sequence MRYYFFDSSTFLKLFVVEAGATRVREIVRGAQGDGTRVRVSFCDIAHPECVSALRQLIERGEGGRRGISLASLRRTLPELAAIASHGSMFTIIRASNVISEAAELAFRHRVKGADAVHIAAAQHVHRHAAEGDEFWFVSADQRQVAAARQEGMLVLDPTT
- a CDS encoding creatininase family protein; its protein translation is MPGRPYILAEAIWKTVEHTPYTVAVLPWGATEPHNYHLPYATDIIQCDHVAAEAARRAWERGPRAVVLPTVPFGVQTGQLDLKLALNLNPSTQAAVLADLVHALEGQGIHRLVLLNGHGGNDFRQMIRELQPRSRVFICTVNWWNCVDPKPFFTEPGDHAGELETSVMMHVEPDLVLPLDEAGSGAARRFRVAGLREGWAWAPRHWRQVTDDTGTGNPSASTPEKGAAFFDVVTERVSTLLVDLAAADLDALYE